One Lasioglossum baleicum chromosome 6, iyLasBale1, whole genome shotgun sequence genomic window carries:
- the LOC143210005 gene encoding uncharacterized protein LOC143210005 — MSAAENYYATIVLFVLTYPSFSAMVLPRPPSSPNHIPLDQGLSDRKIYEGKSLQSYLQSSNVERPNTNDYSFLEIELQSRDDLDPSNLQNIVHAMLKPAEQVRNDSYPNPEVIPHSIFGVRDFGLSPSFKLKMFDEDKHVLMEPPKLQNYNEKLYYLKNSRPKVYVNVRGHSGSFRKDPTTRTTSGDESMEFLRVTPYLQRQIVDWRPHNNKKSRSPKKFDRRIVLDHVSRKNLSRTTEKKKLSRLASVYGADDSTTENSMVTSSELPKQIPAPPSKVPSRSLMTQTTPVQRYALRRTDILPGYSFPDA; from the exons ATGTCAGCAGCCGAAAACTATTACGCAACGATCGTACTGTTTGTACTTACGTATCCGTCATTCTCGGCGATGGTTCTTCCAAGGCCGCCATCTTCACCGAATCATATACCGCTGGACCAAGGATTAAGCGACAGAAAAATCTACGAGGGAAAATCCCTTCAAAGTTATCTACAAAGCTCGAATGTCGAACGACCGAATACTAACGACTACAG TTTCCTCGAGATCGAGCTGCAAAGCAGAGACGACCTGGACCCCTCAAACCTGCAGAACATCGTGCACGCGATGCTGAAGCCGGCCGAGCAGGTGCGCAACGACAGTTACCCTAACCCTGAAGTGATACCTCATTCTATCTTCGGGGTTCGCGACTTCGGCTTGTCGCCTAGTTTTAAACTGAAAATGTTCGACGAAGACAAACACGTTCTAATGGAGCCACCAAAACTTCAGAACTACAACGAGAAGTTGTACTACCTGAAGAACAGTAGGCCGAAGGTGTACGTGAACGTGAGAGGCCACAGTGGTTCGTTCCGAAAGGATCCTACCACGAGAACGACTTCCGGTGACGAATCCATGGAATTTCTGCGAGTGACGCCATACTTGCAGAGACAGATAGTCGATTGGAGACCTCACAACAACAAGAAGAGTCGATCGCCGAAGAAATTCGATCGTAGAATCGTCTTGGATCATGTCAGTCGAAAGAATCTCTCAAGGACTACGGAGAAGAAGAAGCTGAGCAGACTAGCTTCGGTTTATGGGGCTGACGATTCCACCACGGAGAATTCCATGGTGACTTCCAGCGAGTTGCCGAAGCAGATACCTGCACCACCATCGAAGGTACCGAGCAGAAGTCTGATGACCCAGACCACGCCAGTTCAGAGATACGCGTTGAGGAGAACGGACATATTGCCAGGATACAGTTTCCCCGATGCTTGA